From the genome of Clostridiales bacterium:
TTATATAAAAAGACGTCTTAAAAGGCGTCTAATTTTTCCAAAGGAGGTAAAAATAATGGAAAATGAACAAATTATTGATGTCGAATACGACAAAGAGTTAGTTGAAAAATACAAAGCTAACTACATTATGGAGGAAGAGGGAATCGGTGCGGAACTAGACGCCGAGCCTTTTGATACTCAAACAAATGTAAATGAGGTGCCTTTTACTGATATGATAGAGGACGGAGAGGCTATAATTGAGGAGGTGGCTGACAATGATACGAACAACTAGACCTACCGCTGGTAATAAATATTTTATTACTAAAAGTAACGGTGGATACTCTACTTGTATCCAAGGAAAGCCAACTGACGGTCAATGTAATGTGTTAGCTAACTGTGTTGGCTATGCTTGTGGAGGTTTTAACGAGGAGTTAGATTTAGGATATGAAAAATATCACTTAAATTGTAACGCTGAAAACTTTATTGAACGAGCTATCGCTAGTGGTTTATCCGTAATTAATAAACCTTGTGTCGGTGCAATTCTTTGTTGGGAGGGTAAAGGCTCCCTTGCTGGACACGTAGCTATTGTTATTGAGGTAATTAACGATAATTGTATAAGAACAGCTGAAAGTGGATACGGTTGTAGTACTCCATTTTGGACTACTACAAGATATAACAATAATGGACGTTGGGGTATGAACAGTAACTACACTCCTAGAGGTTTTATTGTTAACCCTAATTATCCATATAACCCAGCTCCTACACCACAACCAACACCAACACCTACTAAATATAAAGTTGGAGATGTTGTTAATATTAATGGGGTATATGTATCAAGCGACAGTACTGAAAAATTAAACCCTATTATAACAAGAGGTACTATAACTAATATACTTGAGGGTGCAAAAAACCCATATTTACTAGACAATGGTAATATAGGTTGGGTAAATGATAGTTGTATAATTGGAGATACACCAGCTCCTACGCCAC
Proteins encoded in this window:
- a CDS encoding CHAP domain-containing protein, yielding MIRTTRPTAGNKYFITKSNGGYSTCIQGKPTDGQCNVLANCVGYACGGFNEELDLGYEKYHLNCNAENFIERAIASGLSVINKPCVGAILCWEGKGSLAGHVAIVIEVINDNCIRTAESGYGCSTPFWTTTRYNNNGRWGMNSNYTPRGFIVNPNYPYNPAPTPQPTPTPTKYKVGDVVNINGVYVSSDSTEKLNPIITRGTITNILEGAKNPYLLDNGNIGWVNDSCIIGDTPAPTPQPTTDLLDLVRKTIRGDFGNGQDRVNALGDNYNEVQRQVNLNYQHGTTNWDNIRIY